One genomic region from Lacerta agilis isolate rLacAgi1 chromosome 13, rLacAgi1.pri, whole genome shotgun sequence encodes:
- the BFAR gene encoding bifunctional apoptosis regulator, translating into MEEGLKWPSERLEVQTSASPGVSRRISVSEFSCHCCYDILVNPTTLNCGHSFCRHCLALWWTSSKKNECPECRGKWEGFPKVNILLRDAIEKLFPDAIKQRKDDIQQNSDASLSLDAFQKYGSDQTSAAPTAGRINPRGGGFFSGVLTALTCVAVVLLGYHWSSRESEDDLLVHKPVAKWTAGEVVHWLGQLGPWTSLYKERFLLERVNGRLLLTLTDEDFSKSPYNVENSSHRKAIMTELERVKMLGVKPPQNLWEYKAVNPGKSLFLLYALKSSPRLTMLYLYLFDYTDVFLPFLHTICPVQDEELEDILAKLLDLKEPAWKQWREFFVKYSFLPYQLIAEFAWDWLEVHYWTSRFIIVNAMLLSVLELFSFWRLWSRRELKTIPHRMWGHFWKVSTQGLLMAIFWPVIPQFVCNCLFYWALYFNPIINIDLVVKEIRRLETQVL; encoded by the exons ATGGAGGAGGGTTTGAAGTGGCCGTCGGAGAGGCTGGAAGTTCAGACATCTGCTTCTCCCGGGGTCAGCCGGCGGATATCAGTCAGCGAATTCTCTTGCCATTGCTGTTATGATATTCTCGTCAATCCTACCACCTTGAACTGTGGGCACAGCTTCTGCAGGCATTGCTTGGCATTATGGTGGACGTCTTCCAAGAAGAACGAGTGTCCAGAATGCAGGGGGAAATGGGAAGGGTTCCCCAAAGTCAACATTCTTCTCAG GGATGCGATCGAAAAACTGTTTCCAGATGCTATCAAGCAGCGGAAGGACGACATCCAGCAGAACAGCGACGCGTCCCTCAGCCTCGACGCCTTTCAGAAGTACGGGAGCGATCAGACCTCTGCAGCTCCAACGGCGGGGCGAATTAATCCTCGAGGAGGGGGGTTTTTCTCTGGCGTGCTGACAGCGCTAACTTGTGTGGCC GTAGTTTTGCTCGGCTATCACTGGAGCAGCCGGGAGTCGGAAGATGACCTCCTCGTCCACAAACCCGTTGCGAAATGGACCGCTGGGGAGGTGGTACACTGGCTGGGGCAGCTGGGACCCTGGACTTCCCTCTACAAGGAGAGGTTTTTACTTGAGCGCGTTAATGGGAG GCTCCTGTTAACGCTCACGGACGAGGACTTCTCAAAGTCTCCTTACAATGTAGAGAACAGTAGCCACAGGAAGGCCATTATGACGGAACTGGAACGCGTGAAGATGCTGGGGGTCAAACCACCGCAGAACCTTTGGGAGTACAAG GCGGTGAATCCCGGGAAGTCGCTGTTCCTGTTGTATGCCTTGAAGAGCTCCCCTCGGCTCACCATGCTCTACCTGTACCTCTTTGATTACACGGAcgtcttcctccccttcctccacaCCATATGTCCTGTGCAGGACGAGGAGCTGGAGGATATTCTCGCAAAGCTGCTA GACCTGAAGGAGCCTGCTTGGAAGCAGTGGCGAGAATTCTTCGTGAAATACTCTTTCCTGCCCTACCAGCTAATAGCTGAGTTTGCTTGGGACTGGTTAGAGGTGCATTACTGGACGTCCCGCTTCATCATCGTCAACGCCATGCTGCTCTCTGTACTGGAGCTCTTCTCCTTCTGGAGGCTGTGGTCAAGAAGGGAGCTGAA GACAATTCCTCACCGGATGTGGGGCCATTTCTGGAAAGTGTCCACCCAGGGACTCCTCATGGCTATTTTCTGGCCAGTTATTCCTCAGTTTGTTTGCAACTGCCTGTTCTACTGGGCTTTGTACTTTAACCCAATTATAAACATTGATCTTGTGGTGAAAGAAATCCGTCGCTTGGAAACTCAAGTGCTTTGA